Genomic window (Pseudomonas sp. MM211):
GTTTGACAATTTGGCTACATGCACACCGGTCACGGCTGCATCCGCGGCTTTTTCTGCTTCCTTGGCGGACTCCGGCAGGCGCCGCCCCAAACCACCCGCATCCGATGCTACGTCGGCCCCCCTTGTTGCATCCGCTGCAGTATCCAGTACACGTGCTGCCTTGCCCGCTCTACTCGCCCCCTTCACCACCACGCTGCCGGGTATGAACATCGACAGTACAGAGCCACCGGTCTGTGCATCGCTGGTCAGCTCGAACAGATCATCGGCGTAGCCCGCGTTCATCATCTTGCTGGCCTGGCTGGCCAGTTCGTTGGCCTTGGTCAGGTCGCCGGCCTGGTGGGCGGCAAGGGCGGCTTTTTCCATGACCTGGGCGCGCAGTGCAATGGGGGGGATGCCCGCCGCCGAGCTGTATTTGCTGGCCATCACGCCGAGGTTCCAGAGATCGGTAGGCAGGTTACCAATGCCCTTGAGTACACCAACGCCGGTATCCAGCGGGTCATCAACGCTCGCCCCGGCGATACGCTTGGTGCTGCTCCAGGCGCCGGAACCGAAGTCTTTGGTCTTCTCCCACAGCGAGCGCTCGTCGGCTTCGGCGTCGAGCAGCGCCTGCAGTTCCGGATTGGCCTCCTCAGCGGTTTTTTCGGCCTGGGTATCTGCGCCGCGCTGTGTAGTGACGACCTTGCCCAGCGCACCGCCGATACCTGCGCCATTGCAATTGACCAGGCAGGTGCTGTCCTGGCGTACCAGCGGGATACCGTTGACCTTGACGTCGTTCTGGCCGCTGAGAAACTTGACGTAGCCGCCGCCGAGCGAAGTACCGGCGACCACGTGGGAACCGGCATCGCCCTGGACGCCCTTGTGCAGGTCGCCGACGCGATACACCGGCACGCCCTGAGCTTTCACGTCCGGTGAGGACTGGGTCTGGTTGCCGATGGTGGCGAAGCTGTCGAAGGGCACCACGGCATTGCCGACCTTGCAGAAGTCCGGTACCGAGCAGACGGCTTTCCATTCATGGCTGTCGTTGGCGGCGTGGCGGGCGTTGCCCCACAGGTCATCGCCTTCCTCGGCCGCTCGCGACTGCGCCAGTTCCCCTTCCTTGTAGGTACCATCCTCGAAACGCTGCTTGACGCGTTGCGCGGTCTCGTCGAAGGCCTGGCGGTTACCGTCCCACTCGTGGCTGTCCCGGGCGAACAACGCGTCCGCGTTGTCGATTACCTGGTTCGCTTGAGCCAGGCTGTCGATGCCATAGTCCGACCGGAACAGGTCGGTGGAGTTGACGACTATCGGATCCAGGACGGTAAAGTCGCTCATGTCCGGTCATCTCGTCCTGATGAGACGTCCAGCGTGCCGATCGCCAGCCGCCGCCAGGGCTCGCCGCGCTCGAAGGTGCCGCGCCAGATCAGCGAGACGTGCCGGGCATCCAGGTCGATGGCCACGGTGTCGAGCACCAGCGGCCCTTGTCGGGTACGGCCGTGGAACGGGGTCAGCGATACCAGCGCCAGGATCCCGGGCAGACGGAAATGCGTCAGGCCCTCAGGCAGCATGCCGAGCAGGGAGATGAATTCGTCGCCGGCCAGGTAGCCGGGCTGGATCAGCTTAGGCGGCGCAGCCTGGTAGAAGCGTTCGTCGAAGTCGTCGGGCAGCAGGGGATAGCGCTCGCGCTGCCAGTGTTCGTCGTAGGTGCCGGCGTATTGCAGGCGTGCCTGGCTCCAGCGGGCGAGGGGGGCAAAGCCTTGTGGCGGCAGCGCGTCATGGGGGCTGGTGATTGGCGCATCGACGTCCTCGATCAGTGGCGCCGGCAGCTCGCTTACGCCCTCCAGCCATTGGCGTATCTGCGCCTGGGCCTCGGGGGACACGGTTTGCAGGTCGGCCTCGCCGGGAAGCCAGCCGCACCCGGCGGGATTATCGGGGTTGTACACCCGCTCTACCGGGCTCTGTTCGCTCGCCATCACGCTGTAGCAGCCACCGAAGGCATAGCGGTAGTCGAGGGGCACCTGGTTGACGGGTTCAGCGCTGCTCAGGCGCCACTCCTGCCCGTGGCGTTCGAAGCGCCGCGGGCCGTGCAGTTGCAGCAGCTTGCGCCGTGTGCCGACGCGAATGCCGGCGAGCCAGCCAGGTAGGGCGACACCGCCTTCGCTACGGGCGGTACCCGTGACGTAGATATCACTGGCCGATTTGAGCAGCGTCAGGTCGCCTTCGCGGCGCAGCACGCTTTGCAGGGGGTTGGCTTCGGGATGGCCATCGTACTCATCGGCATAGACGATGGGTGCCTGCACATCGGCCCGCGGCAGTGGAAGATAGCTACCGGTCAGCGCGAAGGTGCCGCGCAGCACCAGTACGTCGTAAACGACGCCGCCTGGGCCCGTTTTCTCGAACCAGGCATGGGGGAAACCACTGCGATTATCGATCTGCACGCTATGTCCGTTCGCTATGAATCAAGCTTCGCCAGGTATCGATTGCGCGGCTGGAATGATCGACACGCTGTGCAGGCACTCGGGGTTGTTCTGCTTGAACGCGAAGCGCAGTTGGCCCCAGGGGCGTGCGCTTTCCCAAACGCTCGTCTCGTGCGGTGAGCGGCCACGCGGGGCCGAGACCAGAAGCAGTTCACCATACTGCGCTTCTATGTCATGGCGGCCTATGCAGGCACCGGTCAGAAATAGGCCGATGGTGCTCTGGCGCGCCGCATGCTCCTTGTTGAGCACCGTGAAACCCGTCTGCGCGATGCGCACGTTGCCTTGCAGGACAACCTCTCCGCCAATCCAGCGGGTGCGGTGCTCATCCTGCTTGTCCAGCTGCAAGGTGCTGCCCAGCGTCTGCTCGATCTTGGCCTTGGTCAGCGGCCCTTGCTGCGCCAGTTGCTCGATGGTTTGCCAGAGCGTGAAAGAGGCTTGGTTCATCCGTTGGTTCTCGTTCGCTGTTGAACAGGCTGCCGTGCTCGCCACGAGCAGGTAGGCAAAGAGCCTGAAAAAGGGTCGCTTAATCGTCGACGTTATCGTCATACCAGCTGCCGTAGTAATCGTTGTACGTGACGAACTGGCCGTCGACCTTGACCGATGAGGTTTCGCTGCCCCACACCTGCCCGACGGCCTTGCGTGCTGCAGCGTTATCGCCGCTGCCGACGAGCTGGTCGTAGGCTGCGTTGTAGGCCGCATGGTTGGCTGCCGAACCATTGATGCTGATGTCCGGGCCGCCGTTGGCGATGATCTCCCGTTGGACCTTGATGTTGTTCAGCACCGCAGCGCCTTCGTCTTGCAGGGCACCGCTGACGTAGGCAGCCTTGGAGGAAAGGTTTTCCTCGTAGGGGTGGGTGGCATGGCCCACCTCGTGAGCCAACAGTTGGGTCACTGTGGCGGGCGAGCCACGCATGTCGCCGTCGATGACGATCCGGCTCACGTCACCTTCCTGACTCACGTATGTCCCTGCGCCTGCAGGGCCGTATTCGATATCCCAGCCTTGCTCCTGCAGCGAGCGCAGATCTTCCTGCAGCGCGGGTGACTGGGCGGCAATGCGATCCACTGCGCTGCCGAGGCCGGTGGTAACGGCGGCAGGCGTATCGGCCGCCGCGGGTGCATTGCTTCTCAACGAGAGGCTGCCCTGTGCTTCGGCGCCCGGGCGGTTGTCATTACCCTGGGCGCTCGATGCGGCCTGCGAACCGAGGCCGCGCAGGACGCCGGCGACCGCTGCGAGCGCGCCCACCTGCGAGCCGGGCTCCGCCTTGCCGCTGTGTTCTGGCGCTGGCTGTGCGGTACCCGAGTTGAGCAGGATGTCGGACGGGGCATCGGCGTGCAGATAATCCTGCGCCTTGAAGTGGATGTCCTTGGCACTGAGGTAGATGGCATCCGGCGTCAGGGTCAGTTGCGAGCTGCCTACCTTGAACTCGATCTTGTCGCCGGCCGAGACGGCCCAGGTCTTGCCGACGAAATCGGTGCGGTTCATGCCCACTGCCGAGAACATCGCCATGCCGATGTTGCGGTTGTAGCCCAGGCCGACGTTGGTCATCTTGGCCATGCCGATGCTCTCGACCTTGAAGCGGCCGATGTTCACCGTCTTGTTGTGGCCAATGCTGTAGCGCTCGTTGCGGGCGATCTTCTTGGTGCGGTTGGCGCCGACATCGACGGTCTCGTTGCGGCCGATGGACTTGCTGCGGTCGCGGCCGATGGCGTGGGTCTCATCCAGCTCGACGACGATGTCCTGATTGCGTTCGGCATGGATGTACAGCTGCTCTTCGCCCTTCTTGTCCTCCATGCGGATTTCATTGAACTGAGCAGGCGTGCCACCCTTGCTGGAGCGGCTCTTGACACCGCTCTGCGTGGCGTTGGCAGGCAGGTCGTAAGGCACGGTTTGTTCGGCGTTGTAGACGCGGCCGGTGATGATGGGCCGATCGGGGTCGCCCTCGAGGAAGCTGACGATGACTTCCTGACCGATACGCGGAATCTGGATAGAGCCCCAGTTCTTGCCGGCCCAGTTCTGCGATACGCGGATCCAGCAGGAGCTGTTCTCGTTGGACTGGTCGTGACGATCCCAGTAGAAGTGCACCTTCACCCGGCCGAACTGATCGGTCCAGATTTCCTCCCCTTGCGGGCCTACCACCATGGCCGTCTGCGGCCCCTGCACGATCGGCTGGACGGTCAGTGGCAGGGGGCGGAAAACCTGGCTGGCATCGATGCAGTCGAGGCGGCTGTCGAACTGCAGCGGTTCGTCACTGGTATTGTTCTCGAAGGCTTC
Coding sequences:
- a CDS encoding DUF2169 family type VI secretion system accessory protein — its product is MQIDNRSGFPHAWFEKTGPGGVVYDVLVLRGTFALTGSYLPLPRADVQAPIVYADEYDGHPEANPLQSVLRREGDLTLLKSASDIYVTGTARSEGGVALPGWLAGIRVGTRRKLLQLHGPRRFERHGQEWRLSSAEPVNQVPLDYRYAFGGCYSVMASEQSPVERVYNPDNPAGCGWLPGEADLQTVSPEAQAQIRQWLEGVSELPAPLIEDVDAPITSPHDALPPQGFAPLARWSQARLQYAGTYDEHWQRERYPLLPDDFDERFYQAAPPKLIQPGYLAGDEFISLLGMLPEGLTHFRLPGILALVSLTPFHGRTRQGPLVLDTVAIDLDARHVSLIWRGTFERGEPWRRLAIGTLDVSSGRDDRT
- a CDS encoding HNH endonuclease; protein product: MSDFTVLDPIVVNSTDLFRSDYGIDSLAQANQVIDNADALFARDSHEWDGNRQAFDETAQRVKQRFEDGTYKEGELAQSRAAEEGDDLWGNARHAANDSHEWKAVCSVPDFCKVGNAVVPFDSFATIGNQTQSSPDVKAQGVPVYRVGDLHKGVQGDAGSHVVAGTSLGGGYVKFLSGQNDVKVNGIPLVRQDSTCLVNCNGAGIGGALGKVVTTQRGADTQAEKTAEEANPELQALLDAEADERSLWEKTKDFGSGAWSSTKRIAGASVDDPLDTGVGVLKGIGNLPTDLWNLGVMASKYSSAAGIPPIALRAQVMEKAALAAHQAGDLTKANELASQASKMMNAGYADDLFELTSDAQTGGSVLSMFIPGSVVVKGASRAGKAARVLDTAADATRGADVASDAGGLGRRLPESAKEAEKAADAAVTGVHVAKLSNAQQYAKLVNSNKRWSWEKDFPGGENLTRGQKEAIKRQAIAEGLIPDVPFKPGTKFPDFEKAGLVSRVEHLPEHLWKTGDKAQFKWLDSQIPGGRPSGFTWHHSELPGRMELVPFGPHNIITHSGGRSTGMWAAGKR